The region GATGTCGCCCCCGGGCAGCCTGCCTATGACGACGAACTGTTCGGCCCCGTCGCCTCGGTCATCCGGGCGAAGGACGATGAGGATGCGATCCGGCTCGCCAACGACAGCCGCTATGGCCTCGGCGGCGGGATCTTCACGAAGGACCTCGAAAAGGCGAAGCGCATTGCCAGCCAGCATTTCGATACCGGCATGGTGTTCATCAACGGCTTCGGTCTCGCCAACCCCAACATGCCGTTCGGCGGGGTGAAGAATTCGGGCTACGGCCGCGAGCACGGCGGCAGCGGCATGCGCGAATTCGTCAACGAAAAGAGCATTTTCGTCAACGACGCATGAGCGGGCGAGCTCCAGCGGGGTGCGTCATTTGAGAGAATAATGAGTGGCGCGCCCGGCAGGACTCGAACCTGCTACCTCAAGATTAGAAGTCTCGCGCTCTATCCAGATGAGCTACGGGCGCGCGCTGCCTCAGCGCATAGCGCGCTTTTCGCGGCCCGCAAATCGCTCTAGGCCCGCTGTCCATGGAAAAGCCGACACGCATCAAGACGGGTAGCGGGCCGCCGCAGGCCTTTCGTTACTACGACATCGTCATGGCCGCATTCGTGGCCATCCTGCTGCTGTCGAACATCATCGGGGCGGCCAAGCCGTCCTACATCACCCTGCCAAACGGCAGCGAGTGGTCGTTCGGCGCAGGCGTGCTGTTCTTCCCGATCAGCTACATCATCGGCGACATCCTGACCGAGGTGTACGGCTACGCGAAAGCGCGGCGGGTCATCTGGACCGGCTTTGCCGCGCTCACCTTCATGGCCTTCATGGCATGGGTCGTCGTGGCCCTTCCCCCGGCGGAAGGCTGGGACGGGCAGGAGGCCTACGAGAAGGTCTTCGGCAATACCTGGCGCATCGTCCTCGCCTCGATCATCGCCTTCTGGGCAGGCGAGTTCGCCAACAGCATCGTACTGGCGAAGATGAAGGTCTGGACCAAGGGCAAGATGCTGTGGTCGCGCACGATCGGTTCGACCGTGGTCGGGCAGGGCCTCGACAGCATGCTGTTCTATCCCATCGCCTTCCTCGGCCAGGATGGCTGGACCACCGAGCTGATCATCCAGCTCGTTCTGTCGCAGTGGCTCATCAAGACCGCGTGGGAAGCGTTCCTGACGCCGGTAACCTACGTAGTGGTGAACAAGCTGAAGTCGGCCGAGGGTGTCGACATCTACGACACCGCGACCGACTTCTCGCCTTTCGCAAAATCGGATTGATCGGGAATTTTGCGGGGCCCGAAATAAGGAAGGCCGGGCACTGAGACCCGGCCTTCCCCTCCCCCAAGCGTTGTTCGCTTAGAACTCCACACCGACTGCGATGCCGTAGCGCCGCGGATCGAGCGTGAAGATGTTCGTGAACAGGCCCGACGAGGCGTCGGTCACGTAGAGACCCGTCGTCGAGTTGCTGTCGAAGATGTTCTGGACGAACCCGCGGACGAACCACTGGTTGTCCGGCGCGTTCAACTGGATCTGCGCGTTCGCCTGAACGAACGGAGCGATCCGGTTGACCCGGCCGTTGAACACGTTGCCGTACTGCTCACCCGTGAAGGCGACGTCGAAGCGCGGCACGAGCGTCATGCCGCTGTCGAAGTCGTAGGTGTACTGGACACCGACCGAAGCCTTCATTTCCGGAGCCTGCGGCAGCTTGTTGCCCTTCAGGTTCACCTGGACACCCGGGCTGAGCACCTCGATCCCGCCGAACAGGCCGCCTGCTGCTGCAGCGTAGCCATCGAGCGCAGCGCAGACGCTGAAAGCGCCCGAGGATGCGATGTTGGCATCCGCCGGGAACTCGGTCGTCCCCTGCAGCGGGTTGGTCGTTGCAACATTGCCGGTTACCTGGCCTGCGTTGATTTCGCCGTTGACGAAATTCACGAAGGCATCGGGCCCGCCTTGCGCACTGCCGGTGACAGCACACAGAGCGCCGTTGGTGATGTCCTTGATGATGACGGCATTCGGATCGCCGCCACCCGGGTCACGCGGGTTCGAGAAGAACTGGTCGCCCGCAACTTCTGCATTCAGGTAGCTGAAGTTCATGTTGAACAGCCAGCGATCGGACGGACGCAGGAGAGACTCGATTTCGAGGCCCCAGATGTTCGCATCGATCGTGTCGTTGACCGAAGTGCGTGCGATAATGCGGCTCAGCTGCAGGTCCTTGTACTTGTAGTAGAAGGCCGTCGCATTGAGCTGCACCATGCCGTTAGCGAAGGTGTTCTTCGTACCGATTTCGAAGGCGTCGATCGTTTCCGATGCGAAGCTGTCCGGAACCGCGAAGATCGGCTGCAGCGGCGGGTTGATACCGCCCGACTTGTAGCCGCGCGAGTAGGACGCATAGATCAGGTTATCCGGTGTGATCTGGTAATCCAGGACCACGCGGCCGGTAATCTCGTCGAATGCGACCGACCGCTGTTGCAGCGGCTGGACACCCGCAATCCCCGGATCGGCATCGAAGCCGGCAGCGAAGGGCGAGGAGAACGGATCGCCGTCGTTGCTGTAGGGATTGAGGAAGCTTGCAAGCGTCGAACGAGCCGAAATCGATTTCGTGTCGTCGTTGTAGCGCAGACCGCCGGTCAGCTTCAGCTTGTCGGTAATGTCGAAATAGACCTCGCCGAAGATGCCGTAGCTTTCCAGTTTGAAGTCGGTCGTGTTGTTGCGGAAGAACGACGTCGCCAGATAGCTTGGATCAAGCCCAAGTCCGAAAGACGTGAACGAGCCAAGGACGCCGGTGATATAGTCGATGGCGAAGGCGTTCACGAAGTAGCTGTTCTCCAGCACCTTCGATTCTGCATAGATACCGCCGAGCAGGAAGTTGAACGGCCCGTCGAAGTCAGACGAGACAATAAGCTCGCCCGACCAGGATTCGTTCTCCTGGTTCGACCGGTCGAACTGCGTGCCGTCCGGGGTACAGACCCGGAAGCCCTCGAACGCGCCGCGGTTGTCGAGACGCGTGTCGGAGACGCACAGGTCAGTGCCGGAGAACAGGGCATCGGTAATCGGCGTGAAATACGCGCTCGAACCCGGGACGAAGGCCGGAGCCGGTGCCGGAAGTCCGGTCGGAATACCGTTGGCAGCGAAGAACTGCAGGGTTCCGAACGCTGCGGCAGCATTCGGGATTTGGCCCACGCCGTTGTTGTAGTCCTGGCGCGAGTCGACGCTCGTTTCCTGGTACATGCCCGACAGGCCGACACTGATCCCGCCGAAGTCGTGCTCGATGTGACCGTAGATCTGCAGTTCGTCGGCGAAGTATTCCGGCGTGAACTGCGTGCTCACTTCACGAACGTCGGACGATTCCTGGAAGTTCGCATAACCGTCGGGTCCATAGAGGCTGTTGAGGCCCAGGACCGCAGGGATGCCGTTGAACTCGAGGAACTCGGACGAACCCAGCGTGCCGGTGAAGGTCGAGTTGGAGTTCAGCTTGTCAAAATCGCGGCGGTTGTTGAGACAGCCGAGGATACCGGTCGGGTCCCTCTGACACTGCTGCTTCTGGATACGCATGCGATTGTCGTCTTCGCGGAAGTAGTAGCCCATCAGGTCGATGGTCGTATCCGGGCCCGGCTCGAAACGGAGCGAACCGCGGATCGCATACATTTCGCGGTCGTCGATATCGTCGCCGTTGAACAGGTTGGTCGTGTAACCGTCACGGTCGAGGTAGAAGCCCGCGATACGGATGCCGATCGTGTCGCCGATCGGCACGTTGACCATGCCCTTGGCCTTGATCGAATTATAGTTGCCGTATTCGAACTCCGCCTTGGCACTGAAACCCGAGAGGTCGGGCTTGGCCGAGACGACGTTGACCACGCCCGAGGTCGCGTTACGACCGAACAGCGTGCCCTGCGGTCCGCGAAGTACTTCGATCCGTTCGAGATCGAAATACTCGGTCTCGAACAGGCGCGTCCCGAAGAGCGGTGCGGAATTGAGGTGGATTGCCGTCGCGCTGTCGCAGCTCACGCCGACGCAGAGGTCGCCGATGCCGCGGATGGTGAAGCTCGAGGCGGTGAAGTTGCTCTTGGTGAAAGAGACGTTGGGCAGGGTCAGCTGGAGATCGCTTGCGTTCTCGATCTGCTGCGCTTCGAGTGCTTCGGCATTGAAGGCGCTGACTGCGATCGGAACTTCCTGCAGCCTCTGGCCCTGGCGCTGCGCGGTAACGACGATCTCGGTTGAACTACGGAAGACCGGTGCTTCTTCCTGGTCATTATCGGTATTGTCCTGCGCGTAAGCAGGTAGTGCGAACATGCTCCCGGCAATGCCGGCAAGCAGGGCAGCCTTGACCCTCATACGTCCTCTCCCATGTCACGGCTGTCTTTTGATGCAGCCTGTAGATTGGAAGCTATGCCAGAACATGTCGCTCTGGCAATAGGGTTGCGCGAAATGAATTGTTCAGAACGATTTGTTGCGCAACGCGCAATTCGCTCAATCACCTACTTTGCGTAGCTGTCGATCCGGGCGAGGCCGGCATCCGAGACGACCCGGAATTCGGGCCGCTTGCCCAGCCTGTCGGCCAGCAGCGTGAGGTCTTTTTCGTTCGGAATACCAAACAGCGCCTCGTGGCTTTCCTCGAGCGAGAGTACCAGCGCATCGCCTTCTATCTGCAGACTGCTGACCTGGAACAGCTTGGACGAACGCGCCCCGAGCCGGCGACAGAGCCGGGTCGCGAGACCCCAGCAAATCGCCGCTTCGAGCGCCTCTTCGGGTGCGAGGCTCGTCACATCCTTCGGCAAGTCGCAGCGATTGCCATTGGCGGAGACGGCTGCGGCGAGCATGGCGCGGTCCTGCGCCTTGATCGCGATCCAGCGCTTGTGGAGCGACCATTCGATCGCCAGCGGGCCGCGCAGGTTCGGCTCGATTTGCATCGACGCGAGCGACAGCATTGTGGCGGCGAGGCGGAGACGCTCCGAGCCGTATTGCGAGCGCGGGACGACGTCGGCAGTCCATCCGGCCATGCGCGTCGCCAGTACCGGCGGGCAGCCGCGGAGCGCTGCAAATTCCCCGACACCCGCGAGCAGCGGGTCCTGCCCTTTCGCATCGCTCGCCAGTTGGGAGAAGACGATGCCTTCGCGCAGACCCCAGGCCGACACGGTGATCCGCGACGGCTCGAGATGCTCGATCATCGCCATGAGCAGCGTTGCCGCGACCGGAATGTTCTCCGCACGCATGCTGGAAATGCGCGGGCTGCCGGCGAAATCGCTCGCTTCCATCGTCGCCAGCCGCCGCGCGAGTGCGAAAGCGTCTTTCGTCGCGATCTCGAAACCGTGCGGGTCGGTCAGCGGGTAGCCCTGCTCTTCCATCGCGTAGACGGCACCTGCGCGCCATGTGCCCCCGACGAGGTAGAGCGGCTCGCCCTTGGGCGCTTTCCAGTTCGCACCGGCGAGCATTTCGGCGATCGCCGCCTTGCCCTTCTCGCGCCCGTGCTTGAGCAAGGCCGGCAAACGCAGGGTGCCGAGCGGCAGGCTCGTCCCGACTTCGCATTGCCCGTCGGCGATCTCGACCAGTTCGAGGCTGCCGCCGCCGAGGTCGGCAACTACACCGCTGGCACCGGGAAAAGCGCCGACCACGCCCATAGCGCTCAGCTCGGCCTCCTCCTCGCCCGAAAGCAGGCGCGGTTCGAAACCCAGATCGCTCACCATGGCGAGGAACTCGGGCCCGTTGGTCGCATCGCGCGCAGCAGCGGTCGCCACCACGTCGACGCGCGACACGCCGAGCTCCTCGAGGATGAGCGCATAACGGCGCAAGCCGCGCATCGCGAGTTCGACCGCCTCGTCGGCGAGCCTGCCGGTATCGCCGATCTCGCGCCCGAGACGCGCGGTGACCTTCTCGTTGAACAATGTCACCGGCGCGCGCGGCGAGCCGCCGTAGAGCACGAGGCGCACGGTGTTCGACCCGATGTCAATAATTGCGCGGGCGACCCGGTTGCCGGCGAACATGCCCTGCCGGTCGGCGTGCCGCCTGCGAAGCGCCATCAGGCAGCGCCTTTGCGCAGCGCGAGCATCGGGACGGCGCCTGCTTCCAACGCGCCACCGCGCCCGCTGAGCGACGGGTTGGTCATGAAGTACTGGTGGCAGTTGAAAGGCTTCTCGCCCGGCTGCGCGCGTTCGTACGTGCCATCGCTCTGCTGCTCCCAGCTTTGCTCCGTATCGAGCAGGTTCGCGAGCAGCACCTGCTGCAGCACCTGGTCGTGGACCGTCTTGTTCCTGATCGGAACCATGACCTCAACGCGCCGGTCGAGATTTCGCTCCATCGCATCGGCAGAGGTGATGTAGACCTTGGCCTTGAAGCTCGGGAAAGCCTCGCCATTGGCAAAGGCCCAGATGCGGCTGTGTTCGAGGAAACGGCCGATGATCGACTTGACGCGGATGTTCTCCGACAAGCCTTCGACGCCGGAACGCAGGCAGCAGATGCCGCGCACGACGAGCTGGATTTCGACTCCCGCCTGGCTCGCCCGGTAGAGCCGGTCGATCACATCCTTGTCGGTCAGCGAATTGAGCTTTGCCCAGATGCCGGAGGGCCTGCCCGCCTTCGCATTGGCGATTTCCTTGTCGATCCGCTGGTAGAGCTTCTCGCGCAGCCCGATCGGCGAGATTGCCAGCTGCCCGGTCTTGCGCGGCTCGACATAGCCGGTGACGAAGTTGAACAGCTTTGCCGCATCGCGCCCGAGTTTCGGGTCGGCGGTGAAGTAGCTGAGGTCGGTGTAAATCTTGGTCGTGATCGGGTGGTAGTTGCCTGTCCCGAAGTGGCAGTAGGTCCGATAGCTGTCGCCTTCGCGGCGCACGACCATGGAAACCTTCGCATGGGTCTTCCAGTCGACGAAACCGTAGATCACCTGCACCCCTGCCCGTTCGAGCTTGGAGGCCCAGATCAGGTTCTGCTCCTCGTCGAACCGGGCCTTGAGTTCGACCACCGCAGTGACCGACTTGCCCTCTTCCGCAGCAGCGATCAGCGCCATGATGACCGGCGACTGGTCGCCAGCACGATAGAGCGTCTGCTTGATGGCGACCACGTCGGGATCGTCCGCTGCCTGGCGCAGGAAATCGACCACCACCTCGAAGCTTTCGTAGGGGTGGTGGATGATGATATCCTTCTCGCGAATGGCGGAGAAGCAGTCGCCGTCGTGCTCGAGGATGCGTTCGGGATAGCGCGGGCTGTAGCTCGCGAATTTCAGTTCCGGCCGGTCCTCCTCGACGATTTGCGAGAGGCCGGCGACGCCGATCAGCCCGTCGGTCTTGATGATGGTCGTCTCGCTCGAAGCCATCTGCTCGAGCAGGATTTCCTCGGCCACCGGGTCGAAATCGCTTTCCATCTCGAGCTGGATCACTTGCCCGCGGCGGCGCCGCTGGATCGCGCTGCGGAAGGTGCGCACGAGATCCTCGGCCTCTTCCTCGATCTCGATATCGCTGTCGCGCAGCACACGGAACGCGCCATCGCCCTTGATCGTGAAGCCGGGGAACATGTGATCGGCAAAGCGGCAGATCAGGCGCTCGATACTGATGTAGACCGCCTTGTCGCCCGGAACGCGCACCCAGCGCGGAATCGCGGACGGGACCAGCACCATCTCGACGATCTGCTGTCCGTCGGATTCGCGCTCCAGCGTGAAGAGCAGCCCCGCGCCCTCATTCGCCACGAAGGGGAACGGGTGCGCCGGGTCGAGCGCCTGCGGTGTCAGGACCGGGACGATTTCCTCGAGGAAATAGGTCTTGAGCGCGGCATAGCTTTCGGGATCGACCCGAGCATTATCGGCAATGGTGATACCCGCTTCCTCGAGCTCGGCGCGCAGTTCCGTCCAGTTCGATTGCTGTTCGGCATTGAGCTCGTGCACCGCCTCGCGAATGGCCGCGAGTTGCTGCGAGGGGCTGCGCCCGTCGATCGAGACGCGCTCGATCCCGCGCTGCACCTGCCCGACGAGGCCGGCGACGCGGATCATCATGAACTCGTCGAGATTGCTGCCCGAAATGGACAGGAAGCGCAGCCGTTCAAGCAGAGGGTAATTCGCATTGCGGGCTTCGGCGAGGACACGGGCATTGAACGCGAGCCAGCTCAGCTCGCGGTTGATGTAGTGATCGGCCGCCTCCTCCGACGGTTCGAAGGCGTGATCCAGGGGTAGGACCGCTTTGCCCGTATTCGCCATATTCCCCGTGTCCGGTGCCTCATCCATCTCGCTCGTCCCCGCAAAACCGTGCCCCGATTAGGCGAGCGCTTTGCGGAGTAAACGCGCTGCCTTGGCGTGACACAATTCGGTCATGAGCGCCAGCCTTCCGGCGCGGGCGGAGTCAGGCGATATCGCGGCTGTTGGCGATTTGCGCGATGCCGCGCTTGCCCGAGGAATCGCGCCCAAGTTGCACGATCACGTCGATGACCGAGGCGGCGTAGGAAATCGTGTCCTGCCGCGTGAGCCCGATGCCGGTCTGCATGACCATCAGCGACAATTGCTCGAGCGCGCCGCGCAGGCTGTTGGCATGGATGGTCGAGAACGAGCCGGGGTGGCCGGTGTTGATCGCGCGCAGGAAGGA is a window of Erythrobacter sp. HKB08 DNA encoding:
- a CDS encoding queuosine precursor transporter yields the protein MEKPTRIKTGSGPPQAFRYYDIVMAAFVAILLLSNIIGAAKPSYITLPNGSEWSFGAGVLFFPISYIIGDILTEVYGYAKARRVIWTGFAALTFMAFMAWVVVALPPAEGWDGQEAYEKVFGNTWRIVLASIIAFWAGEFANSIVLAKMKVWTKGKMLWSRTIGSTVVGQGLDSMLFYPIAFLGQDGWTTELIIQLVLSQWLIKTAWEAFLTPVTYVVVNKLKSAEGVDIYDTATDFSPFAKSD
- a CDS encoding TonB-dependent receptor, with product MRVKAALLAGIAGSMFALPAYAQDNTDNDQEEAPVFRSSTEIVVTAQRQGQRLQEVPIAVSAFNAEALEAQQIENASDLQLTLPNVSFTKSNFTASSFTIRGIGDLCVGVSCDSATAIHLNSAPLFGTRLFETEYFDLERIEVLRGPQGTLFGRNATSGVVNVVSAKPDLSGFSAKAEFEYGNYNSIKAKGMVNVPIGDTIGIRIAGFYLDRDGYTTNLFNGDDIDDREMYAIRGSLRFEPGPDTTIDLMGYYFREDDNRMRIQKQQCQRDPTGILGCLNNRRDFDKLNSNSTFTGTLGSSEFLEFNGIPAVLGLNSLYGPDGYANFQESSDVREVSTQFTPEYFADELQIYGHIEHDFGGISVGLSGMYQETSVDSRQDYNNGVGQIPNAAAAFGTLQFFAANGIPTGLPAPAPAFVPGSSAYFTPITDALFSGTDLCVSDTRLDNRGAFEGFRVCTPDGTQFDRSNQENESWSGELIVSSDFDGPFNFLLGGIYAESKVLENSYFVNAFAIDYITGVLGSFTSFGLGLDPSYLATSFFRNNTTDFKLESYGIFGEVYFDITDKLKLTGGLRYNDDTKSISARSTLASFLNPYSNDGDPFSSPFAAGFDADPGIAGVQPLQQRSVAFDEITGRVVLDYQITPDNLIYASYSRGYKSGGINPPLQPIFAVPDSFASETIDAFEIGTKNTFANGMVQLNATAFYYKYKDLQLSRIIARTSVNDTIDANIWGLEIESLLRPSDRWLFNMNFSYLNAEVAGDQFFSNPRDPGGGDPNAVIIKDITNGALCAVTGSAQGGPDAFVNFVNGEINAGQVTGNVATTNPLQGTTEFPADANIASSGAFSVCAALDGYAAAAGGLFGGIEVLSPGVQVNLKGNKLPQAPEMKASVGVQYTYDFDSGMTLVPRFDVAFTGEQYGNVFNGRVNRIAPFVQANAQIQLNAPDNQWFVRGFVQNIFDSNSTTGLYVTDASSGLFTNIFTLDPRRYGIAVGVEF
- a CDS encoding RNA degradosome polyphosphate kinase — protein: MDEAPDTGNMANTGKAVLPLDHAFEPSEEAADHYINRELSWLAFNARVLAEARNANYPLLERLRFLSISGSNLDEFMMIRVAGLVGQVQRGIERVSIDGRSPSQQLAAIREAVHELNAEQQSNWTELRAELEEAGITIADNARVDPESYAALKTYFLEEIVPVLTPQALDPAHPFPFVANEGAGLLFTLERESDGQQIVEMVLVPSAIPRWVRVPGDKAVYISIERLICRFADHMFPGFTIKGDGAFRVLRDSDIEIEEEAEDLVRTFRSAIQRRRRGQVIQLEMESDFDPVAEEILLEQMASSETTIIKTDGLIGVAGLSQIVEEDRPELKFASYSPRYPERILEHDGDCFSAIREKDIIIHHPYESFEVVVDFLRQAADDPDVVAIKQTLYRAGDQSPVIMALIAAAEEGKSVTAVVELKARFDEEQNLIWASKLERAGVQVIYGFVDWKTHAKVSMVVRREGDSYRTYCHFGTGNYHPITTKIYTDLSYFTADPKLGRDAAKLFNFVTGYVEPRKTGQLAISPIGLREKLYQRIDKEIANAKAGRPSGIWAKLNSLTDKDVIDRLYRASQAGVEIQLVVRGICCLRSGVEGLSENIRVKSIIGRFLEHSRIWAFANGEAFPSFKAKVYITSADAMERNLDRRVEVMVPIRNKTVHDQVLQQVLLANLLDTEQSWEQQSDGTYERAQPGEKPFNCHQYFMTNPSLSGRGGALEAGAVPMLALRKGAA
- a CDS encoding Ppx/GppA family phosphatase, which gives rise to MALRRRHADRQGMFAGNRVARAIIDIGSNTVRLVLYGGSPRAPVTLFNEKVTARLGREIGDTGRLADEAVELAMRGLRRYALILEELGVSRVDVVATAAARDATNGPEFLAMVSDLGFEPRLLSGEEEAELSAMGVVGAFPGASGVVADLGGGSLELVEIADGQCEVGTSLPLGTLRLPALLKHGREKGKAAIAEMLAGANWKAPKGEPLYLVGGTWRAGAVYAMEEQGYPLTDPHGFEIATKDAFALARRLATMEASDFAGSPRISSMRAENIPVAATLLMAMIEHLEPSRITVSAWGLREGIVFSQLASDAKGQDPLLAGVGEFAALRGCPPVLATRMAGWTADVVPRSQYGSERLRLAATMLSLASMQIEPNLRGPLAIEWSLHKRWIAIKAQDRAMLAAAVSANGNRCDLPKDVTSLAPEEALEAAICWGLATRLCRRLGARSSKLFQVSSLQIEGDALVLSLEESHEALFGIPNEKDLTLLADRLGKRPEFRVVSDAGLARIDSYAK